The Deltaproteobacteria bacterium genome includes the window CAAATGCGGCAGAGATCAATCCCAGATACAAAATCGCCGCGACCGCACGTCCAGTAAACTCGAATGGTCGTCCTGCTTCTAACCACCAAGACAAAAGTGCCAGCAACGGCCATGATAGCCAACACTGCCAGCAGATCAGTGCCACCGGATGGATCCGACCAGCGGTTCGCTTCGTCGCAATGCCCGAGAACGCGCTCACAAGGGCACCGCTCAGAACAAAGATATCTCCGGCCAAAGTCGACGTTTCTCGCCCACTCAGCTTGGTAAAGAACAACGCAACGATACCGCACAGTGCCAGGCCGAGTCCGCAAAGTTTTCGACTCGTCAACTGATCACCAGGAAGAAAATACGGAGCAAGCAACGCAAGAAATAACGGCTGTGTGTAAAAGAATACCGTCGCTCTTCCTGCCGTCGTCCACGAGGTCCCAACATAGGCTGTGAGGTTGATATAAAAAAACATGACCGTCAGCACCGCCAGTGACTTCATCTCTGCAGGCCCATAGCGAAGCGGCACGCGTTGATAAAAAGCCCACAGCAACAGCACGACGGCAGTCAAGCCAAAGCGGATCGCACCGGAACCGATCACCGGCATATCCAAGGTACTGATCTTGATGCCAACAAACGCTCCGCCCCAAATAGCACAGAGAAGAACGGTCAGGGAGGTCGCAAAAAGATCAAGTGGCTGGTCTGCCACATTCGTCGTTTTTTTCTCCATCGCCGCTTTCCCTATCAGCAGGAACGACGAGAATCCAGAGAGGAACACCGGCAGCGACAAACACGATGAGAGAGAGCTTAATCAACCGCGTAAATCACCAGTGGATCGGTATGCGACCATCCCTGTAGTTTAGCAAGCAGCGCTTCGCGCACGGCATCGCTTACTATCCCGCGCTGATGGGTAACATCGACACTGTTGAGTACCACTCTTTTCAGCCAATGCGACTGCCGCTGAT containing:
- a CDS encoding DMT family transporter; this translates as MEKKTTNVADQPLDLFATSLTVLLCAIWGGAFVGIKISTLDMPVIGSGAIRFGLTAVVLLLWAFYQRVPLRYGPAEMKSLAVLTVMFFYINLTAYVGTSWTTAGRATVFFYTQPLFLALLAPYFLPGDQLTSRKLCGLGLALCGIVALFFTKLSGRETSTLAGDIFVLSGALVSAFSGIATKRTAGRIHPVALICWQCWLSWPLLALLSWWLEAGRPFEFTGRAVAAILYLGLISAAFGFVAYAWLLQRNSATRVTALTFLAPVFGVAYSWLIFREAFTPVQLLGVLGVCLGVYVVNSRGASRQSSVAVESTSSGETEPEASS